The following are encoded in a window of Amycolatopsis lexingtonensis genomic DNA:
- a CDS encoding acyl-CoA desaturase, translating to MTSRAAPKPLISHRRGTGEMIVLKTFLLVPFAALLIAIPLVWGWGMTWLDLILAAVFYVFATLGVTVGYHRYFTHGAFKASRPLRVALAIAGSMAVQGSVIFWVASHRRHHAFADREGDPHSPWLFGTSPAALLRGFWHAHMGWMFGREVTNADRFAPDLVADDDLRWVNRYFWLWITLSLALPAVLGGLLSWSWWGFVTAFFWAGLVRIAFLHHVSWSVNSVCHLIGERPFASRDKAANFWPLAVLSMGESWHNSHHADPTCARHGVLRGQVDISARVIRTFEQLGWATDVRWPRADRLAAKRA from the coding sequence ATGACCTCGCGCGCCGCCCCCAAGCCGCTGATCTCCCATCGCCGCGGCACGGGCGAGATGATCGTGCTCAAGACGTTCCTGCTCGTGCCGTTCGCGGCGCTGCTCATCGCGATCCCGCTGGTCTGGGGCTGGGGCATGACCTGGCTCGACCTGATCCTCGCCGCGGTGTTCTACGTCTTCGCGACGCTGGGCGTGACGGTCGGCTACCACCGCTACTTCACCCACGGCGCCTTCAAGGCCTCGCGCCCGCTGCGGGTGGCGCTGGCCATCGCGGGCAGCATGGCGGTCCAGGGTTCGGTGATCTTCTGGGTGGCCAGCCACCGCCGCCACCACGCGTTCGCCGACCGCGAGGGCGACCCGCACTCCCCCTGGCTGTTCGGCACCTCCCCGGCGGCGCTGCTGCGCGGCTTCTGGCATGCGCACATGGGCTGGATGTTCGGCCGCGAGGTCACCAACGCGGACCGCTTCGCCCCCGACCTGGTCGCGGACGACGACCTGCGCTGGGTGAACCGCTACTTCTGGCTGTGGATCACGCTGAGCCTCGCGCTGCCGGCGGTCTTGGGCGGCCTGCTTTCGTGGTCGTGGTGGGGCTTCGTGACGGCGTTCTTCTGGGCCGGGCTGGTGCGGATCGCGTTCCTGCACCACGTTTCGTGGTCGGTGAATTCGGTGTGCCACTTGATCGGTGAGCGGCCGTTCGCGAGCCGCGACAAGGCGGCGAACTTCTGGCCGCTGGCGGTGTTGTCGATGGGCGAGTCGTGGCACAACTCGCACCACGCGGACCCGACGTGCGCGCGGCACGGGGTGCTGCGGGGGCAGGTGGATATCTCGGCGCGGGTGATCCGGACGTTCGAGCAGCTCGGCTGGGCGACGGACGTGCGCTGGCCGCGGGCGGATCGCCTCGCTGCTAAGCGGGCCTAG